TAACCTCGTTGAAAGGCTCCAAAGTCGAGACATTTGCGGAGCTTCTGCCATCAACTAATATGCAATGATCTTAACATTAGCTATTATCAGGGTTAGAACTAATGTATCATTATGCAACTAATGAAGAAATTGAGTTTCCTCTTCAAAGAATTTTATGCCCAGCCCTAGGCCATGGCCAGTGAAGCAAGAAAAGAACCAATGGAGTTTCAGGTGTGCTCGTTGCAAATGAAGAGCCAACTTAAGAACCGTATCTTTATCATCTACAGTTTGGGCATCCTTCAAGCGTCTAAGTCCACCAGATATCAACTTACCACCTCTGCCTTCAACTCCGGTCGCTGCATTATTTTAAGATCTCAATATAGTACTTGGTAGTTAAAATGAGTAGAGTATCTATTAGTAGatcaaaaatattatttatattcgatatataatagtaatattaaaaaaaaaaaaaaaattgtggaaGAAAGGAACAGGTATCCTttcaaaaaaacatatataaaaagCATCAAAATGATAGAAAAGAATTgctaattaaaataattaagacttCATTtgttaatcattttattttttgtttttatttttaaaactatagacactatttccacctccaaatttctttctttgttatctacttttcatcaataattaaaaaaccaaaaccaaattttgagaactaaaaaaagtaactttcaaaaagttatttttatttttagaattggactaagaattcaatcatttatttaataaatatgcaaataatagtagaaaaaatgttgataaaataaacttaattttcaaaaataaaaataaagaacaaaatggttattaaatggAGCAGAAATTATCAAACCAAAAAATGTGTGCTCAtaatataaaacaaataaagGTCTTTcgatttctctcttttctttttccttgagCGATCTTGAAATAGTTAACccttaaattacaaaattatacACGAATGGAATAAAGGATATATGCAGAAGTCCCTGGCCCTTACATGTTAATTTAAAGACATCAAACTCATTGAAATGAAACAAGACcaagaaagaaaacaagaaaaattacTCAAGACTTTACAAATAATGAGTTGaagtgaaaataaataaaattgcacTCTCAAACACTTCTTCACACCGTTCCTTCATGATTCATTGAAATCTATGCTCCCACTGCGAGAGCTGCTAGCATTACGACTGTGTAAAGAAAGGCTTCTCATATGCCCACCAACTCCAACATCCATCTTTTTATCCTTGAAGAACTTCTCCCTTTCTGCATGTTTTACTGGTGGTGGTGGTATTGAAACACCCTGACCATGCTGCACATCAGATGCCGTTGACAGCTTCTCGGTGATGGGTCGAATGATCGGACGGTTTGCTCGTTCGACTGGAATTGACAATCCAAGCAAACCCAACGATGGTCGTTCCTCTGAAgaatcttcttcatcttcaggCCTTGCACAAGCTTTTCCTTTTCGCAGCCTGACATTGTCCATACCAATTACTACTTAGTTTGCTTATACCTACACGAAACCGTACTAGACTCAACATTGAATGTTATGTATTACCTTCGGAAAAGTTGCTcagcttcttcttcatcttctccttcatcTTGATTATAATGATTGGCAGGCAACCTGGACATGCCGACTTCTTCACCGTTGAGCTGATTTTGAGTCGACATAAACTGACCAGAGAGGAGGGCATCATGTCTTGCAAGGACCTTTTGGAGCTTCTCATTCAATTCAATGGCACGACAAACAATCTTCTCGTCCCTAAAACACAGTGAAAGCAAATGGAATCTGAATGATAGTCCAATAGAAGTACAAGATAACTAAAATTTGCAAGTagcttcaattaattttttcaaaaaaaaaaacaaagaaactaaaaaaaaggaaaccgAGCTTTATTGAGAGAAGTGAAAATATACAAGGACTATCTGAAGCAAAATTAGTAGTGGAAATCTATGGCAGGCAAACAAGAGTTACGACCAcaatacaaaaagaaaaggaaaattggaaACAATAAAGTCACATAGCAGAAAGTTCAAGGTCAGGAAATTGTAAAAAAAGTAGCAAACTAATTTATAGGATATTTAGAAATGTGTCAAATCCAGCATCCTTAAAGCTATCTAGAATATAAGAGATTTTTTCAGTTATAGGTAAAGTTGttccaaaacaaaaacattatcgCACAGTTTTTCATTTACAAATATTATCAACTATGATATCAACAATATTTTGTAGCTTCCTTTCTCACTTTCATTAACTTCATCGTAGTACACTATTGTTTCATAAAGCATTGAGTTAAGAAAAACATCCAATCGTTGAATGGAATAGATTACTGTGCACTGTGCAGTGCGGAAGAAACAGGCAAAGATAAAACCATACCGAGAAGACAACACGAGATGCATTAGTTTCTGCTTCTGAAACGAACACTGTTCTACTAGATCAAGGGTAAACTCATCTCTTGCCCCCTGGAAAATAGCAGTAAAGCAGTTAAAATGATATGCTTCCCTTACCAGATGACCGTTGTGAACAACTAGACCACCACTCAGTTTTGGTTTTTCCCTCCACGAGATGTGCATGTTTATCTCTACTCTCAACAAGTAAATactttcattattttcattgaaaaatgaaaatctttCATAGAAAATACAATGGCATACAAAAATAAAACCTATAAAAGAGAGCCAAACCTCAGAACATGGTCTCCAATCTAGTAAAATAAGACTGCAAGGAAAATTACAAAATGACTTCCGCAACCAAAGCCTAGTGATAAACATTAAATACAAGGGACCAAACATCACTAGAAGACCCCACCCAACCCCTCAGATTCAATTATTCTCTCACCCAAAGATCTCACAAAATAGCGCACACCCTAGTTTGGCATGATATAGCCCTACAAAAGGAAATGGTCCTCAATCATCCCTCTACAACTCTTAAAGCTGGGAAAGAAAAAGCTGAACGTTTCAAAGAAACAACTCCAACTGGAACCTGCAAAGTCACGTCTCCAAAGAATATGATCGAGATCCTCCCTCACCTTCCAACaaagaataaataaagaaaagggTCCAACAAAGATGGTCCCACTACCTGAGACCCGATCCAAGTTGTACTCTTCCATGCATAACTAGCCATACAAAAGACTTATCCTTCTTGGAAATCTTCACCTTCAACAAAGAGGAAAAAAGTAGAACCAATCAACAAGGAAGAACTGACCGAACAATGAAAGAAGCTGCAAGAAAGCATTTGAGCCTTTGAGATTTGAAGTGAAAGACACACTTgaacatttttgaaatatggTTGAGCCTCAATTTCAATCTAAGAATTTACACTTTACACTCAAATAATAGAATTGAGAACTATGATGAACTTTTTCGTGACTATGAAAGATAAAGGTTGTTCATCAATTTACTTGTCCAGATACTCTTGATAGAATGGGATTGCTAGAAGAATAGGCTTTTACTTGAAGAAACACGTGCTATAATGTTGTCCATCCATGTTCCAACATATtaatggaaagaagcaattctCATTATTGTCTACCTCATAAATAGAATGTTGTAACGATACTCCTTACGATCCTTCAATTAACTAACACAATGACAACCCAACGTATTCGAAAGCGCCGGTAACCTCTTTAACCCTAGAAAAACTACTATTCTATTCAATATACAAGCATGAAAAAGAAAGACATGTTACAATCGGCTATAATAATACCCACAATTGTATAATAACGTTCCCACGTCCGACTAACTTGTGGTCCCCTGTCCAATACCCTTATTATCCCTCCTAGAATATGTATTGACAATTGGGGGCCTAATAGTTGATGGAAAGAAGGGAACTCCTCTTTGGAATTGATAATCCACCAAGAAGAATTGCAATGCGAGCGAATGCCCGCAGATAATAACCTATTTGTGCCCGGGGAACCCAAGAACTATTAATTAGATGGTAACTTGGTTAGGAGCAATTTTAAGATTTGAAGAATTTACTCTTTTGACATGGTAGTAAGTAATGATTAATGGAAAATAATATACCAACTGTGACAAGAAACCAGAGTCAAACCAAACCATACCGGACAGACATGAACAAATAGAACCATACCAACTGTATTTTGAATGAACTAAACCAAACATTGAACCAAAATGAACCGTGTCAGATCCAATAAATTTTAAACCTAATGGAGGTATGAAGTGAGGACACATAAAATGTCTTTGTTCTTGGCTGACGGTAGAAACTTGGATACAATCTCAGTAAACAAAAAACTGCAAACTGCATCATCTAGGTAACGGCCAAAAAACCCTTAAAATGACAGTCACGATGCTCACACAGAGCATCTGAATGACAGTATCAACCAAATGATCTCAAATGGCTACAACACATGTTAACCGAAAGATGGTAACACGAACATGAAGATAATCACATACTGCTTCTCTTGCGAACAGATTCCAACAAATGACCACTTGAACACGAACACTTTCACTTGTGAGTTTGACCAGAAGTAGTTGAACTAGTTGGGATTAGGCACCAGAAGTTTGACAACTTAGAGATTAGAGTTTCTCTAGCAGGGGTGACAAGGATTTTTTTAGGGTTTTAGAGACAACTTAGGGCCTACCTGCTCCAGTGCCATCTTAATTTTAATAGAACAGAATAATTGTATTCCAATAGTTCAATAGTAAGTTACACAGCCTTCTTCTATGAGAAATAGGCTCGATGCATAAAAGGAAAGAATTAGaataagaaataagtcactcatGATTACACCTAATTAACATATTTACAAGCAacatatagagagagagagagtcaAAACTGGCAAGAGAATACACCTCAGGACGTCGAGGATCAACAGCGTCAAGAACTTCTTTCAAAACTTCTAATGCATTGCTAGCCTTTTCAGTTATACTGCATAAAAACATTAAAAGGAGGAGAACGGTTTAACTTGCAAGAAAAGAGGCTAAGAAAAAACACAACGGGAAAAAGAGCAAGCATGATAAGCAATAATGATTTTACTCAAAGTTAACATGTGCTATGTTTCAATAAGTTTACTCAAAACAAGAATAAAACTTTTTCTGCTGCTGTTCTTTTATGCCGGGTGTAGCCTAGGGATTAACGGGGAGAATTCTCTAGGAACCAAACTAAAGTCTTTATTATCAAACCAAAGTTATGGATACCAAGgagaaattttctatttatagacaTTTGGGAGCAAACTGACAAAAAGTAAAGTAAAAAAGAATATGTAATGATTTAAACAAGATTAATCGAGTTTGTCCAAAAGAAAAACCTCATCctcaagttttgaaaagaaaaatgtaaaaaataagGTGACTTCTTTCtatgattgaaaaaaaaatccacgaAAAATATTTGCTGCTTCACCATTTTTGGAGCACGACCAAGAACAAAATAATTCACAATCTCGAAGCATGCCACGTAGGCATAGATCAAGGGCAAGAAAATTCCTTCAAGCTAGGTCAAAATTGGAAAACGAATGGGCTTTGTTTGGTAGGGTGCCATAGTCATGCTTATCCAGGGCATGTTGCCATGGCTACATGACCATAACAACCATTTTCATCATGATTTCATCATATGTATTTCCTTTTGCAAGTCTACTTTTCTTGTCATTTTGTTAGTGTGTGACTACTCGCCACTTTGCATGTGCAAGGGTGACATATTATTTAATCCTTGTAAAATACTTGAAGGGGCAAGTAAGTCTTGTTGTATGCTAAGTAAGTCTTGTTGTTTACCTTACATGTTTTCTAGCCTACATGACATGAACCGTTAAGgacatcaaattattatttatattttgtttaaaaattttgaagtaattttcttattttccaattttatccttTTCATCACATACTaagtaagggtatttttgaaattttgatatgattgatgatgtggcATTAGGATTTCATTGGGAGGCTATCTAAATCCTTGCCATTAGATTGATTGGATAGATTACAATGAATCAATTGATAGTCCCCACCAAGGAGAGCTTCTCGAATTTTCCAATTCATGCGTTAAGTTGCATGCCAAGAACATTCAAAAAGGATTGATCATCCTATCTAGTGAAGTGTTCGAATCTTGGCCAAGAAGTTTGTTCTTGTCTCAAAAGCTTTGATCTTAAGGCATTTTGTGTCCAGTCATATCCTTAtgattgaaatcaaattgatttaggGGTTTTAGTGTTTAGAATTGGGAGTTCACATACACAAAGAGTTCCTAATTTCAATTCACTAAAGATTTCATATTACTACAACAAATGTTTTCTCAAATGCTTTCCAATGACTTCTAAAACCTTTCAATCCCATTTCCTAAAACCATTTTCTCGAAAACGAGGGTTGAGGTTGAGAGATAAAACAATTGGGTCAATGCGGCAAAAGTAAGTGTCCTACAACCAGAATCACTTTGGGAGTTCTCAACAAGAGCAATTATGACCGTTGGTATCAGAGGTGAGTTGGctcttgattttatattttctctttactttattttcattCATTTGGAAGTTCATATCCAACATCTTTAGGGTGTCACATGAGAACAAGCTTTATGCCAATAAGAACAAGTACCAATTCATGCCAAAAAAGATTGAGTATCTGGGGCGAGCAATGTTGTGGAAGCTGACCCGAAAAAGTTGAGAGCAATGCTTGAGTGGCCCCATCCACTAACATCAAAGATGTTTGGGCATTCTTGGGCATCAAAGGGTACTATAGAAAGTTCGATTGAAGGGTATGGAAATCCAGCCACTTCTATGAGTGCAttacttaaaaaattaacatttgaatGGATTGAATAGGCTAGTTAGGCATTTGAGAAACTGAAAAATGCGATGGTAACATTGCCAGTGTTAGCACTCCCAGATTTTAAATGATCTTCTATGATTGAAACCTATGCTTCGAGGACTATTGTCACAAAAGCAACACCCTATTGCCTTCGATATTCAGTGTCTATCAAAGAAATCCCATAGCATCTCGTTGGGGCAAAAATTTATTCTGAGAACAAATCAAAGAGCTTTGAAATTCTTACTCAAACAGAGAGCCATACAACCACAATATAAGTCAGGGTTAGCGAACGAAGCTGCAGATGCCCTTTCACATCTACCTCCCCATGTGCCAGTTAGCGCCATATTAGTTCCAAATATTGTGGATTTGGAAGAAGGTGCAAGAAGAAGTGTTGCATGATCCTGAGCTCATAAAGATTATCTACAAACTCGAGGAGGATGAAGAGAGTGTCCCCATTTTTTGCTTCGAAATGGGAGACTAAGGTTTAAGGGACACATTGCAATTTCAAGTAATTCTTCACTAATTCCTTCTATCTTACATTCTTATCATGACTCAATGTTTGGAGGCTACTCGAGAGTATAGAGGACTTATAAACGTCTCATGAGCAACCTATACTGGGTGGGAATGAAAGTTGATGCTAAGAAGTATGTGGAAAAGTGTTTGATCTATCAAAGAAATAAGTTGCTGACTTTGGCTTCGGCAGGGTTGTTATTACCCTTGGATATTAATGATACCATTTAGATTGATCTGTCGATGGGCTTTATTTAGGGATTGTCTAAAGCATCTGGATTTGATACTATGTTAGTTGTGGTGGATAGACTCAGCAAATATATCACTTCTTACCCTTGAAGCACCCCTTTACTCCCAAGCTATGAAGCACAACTACAGATACGGatacacgatacggatacgatcggatacggcgattcgtttatttctaaaaaactaagatacagatacgtctaaggatacgtcattttttgtatatttttttaatatatatatttctaaaaaatgaggatactgatacgttcaagatacattttttttctttaagaaaatataggatatagataaatttagcatacaagttaataacaatagcacaaaatagaatacagacactgaaatacaatacaaaaaaatcaacatctaagatgttgaagtacaatagttaataaaatgcaatagaaaagtgactcatattacaaggaagaagaagattagagggaaaagtatgaagataaacgaagaacttctttattgaattgttgaagatatccaaatggtttatattttggtagactttgtggggactcaaatgtgaagatggaaattatatgattctagtctagggtttggtccgttatttatttattttttctttcaattttggactcgagtagtgagttttttgaataggttgcctaattttagattggaaaagattaaatgagttacttgtcttttttctttaaaagaaaagtacGTATAGAAaaagatacgtcaaatcgcatgtcagatatgtatctgaaaatatagatacgtcaaatcgcgtgtcagatacgtatctgggaagtatcttgaagtatcggtatccgatacgtgtctaatactgattctttgcctatcatgaagtatctgtgcttcatagctcCAAGGATGTAGCTGAAGTATTTGTCTAAGAGGTAGTTTGTTCGCACGAGTTCCCTGATTCGATTGTGTCGGACAAGGATAAAATTTTCCTTGGGTCATTTTTGGTAGGAAATGTTTAGACTATCATGCATACAGTTGACGTTGAGCTCCAATATCATCCACAAATGGATGGACAAGCAAAGATAGTAAATAAGAGCCTTGAGATCTACCAAGGTTGCTTTTGTAGTGAGAAACCAAAACAGTGGATTAAATGGTTGTCATAGGctgaatattgttttttttatctgGGAGGTATTTAGTCATCAAATGGAAGTGAGGGACGTTAGAGGAATATTGAGTTGTGGGCACCATGGGGAATGTGGAGAGTATCTTTGTAGCGGAGGAGGAGTATATCGGTGTAGGGGGTATtgtgattttcatctttttgcTTAGCTAAGTCTTTCTCATAGAGAAGGAGAAGAGTTGTATTGCCTCAAGGCAAGTTCTTATTCAATAATATCATATTGTAAGGAAATACCTTAGGATATGTTTGCCCAAGGAGTTGTAAAAAGTAGAAGTTGGAAAGTAGGATTTGTGAAACCCAAGAAGTTGATGGGTCCCACtgctaaaaaaaatcaattttatatcttatcaaCTCCTTACATTGTGGGcccaggagttcacaactccctAGACTTCATACTCCTTACTCCTCACTATTCCACTACTTACCCCAAACACCCCCTTACAGAATATGGCAAACAAAGGcttcattttttgtttaattctaactggaattattttctttgtttggttgtttgtttttttcccaCTGCCATTAGACGTTTGTGTGCTTGAACATATTTCTAgtgttttattaataaataaaagaaaattatttcttgttttaaaaaataacctcaatcttttgtaatcaataattagatactatttttttttttttttggatgagAAATAATTTCATTGATAAAGGAAATATCCAAAGAGTAtgaaatatcaaataattagaaaccatgaaaacataaaaatggtCAACTTGAGCAGTTGAATATAACATGAAACTTCAGATGTGAAAACTAATTTGTTGCTTCCAGAAGAGAAAACTCCTAACCCCTAAGCAAATGCACGCACACGGCAGACGAATTAGGATGAGCATTTCTTAAATtggagggggaaaaaaaaagataagcatTTCTTATAGGACAGCTTGTTTGATCctttaattatggatatgaacAAGGATACTAGAATTCCATAAATAGTTCACATACAGATTTGTAGGATATTTAACACCTTAGAGTTCTGTATgccaaaaataaaaagggaaaaacaagtggttaacaaGACAGAGCTATGCAGAAGAATAAGCTCAACGAGATATACCTAGATTCTGGTAATATCTGAGGTTCTAATCTAGCAACATCCTCCTTCTCAGATAATCTTATTACTCCATTTTGTGAAGTATTATTTTGCTGCTGGCTAGTAGGATTATTTAATGGAACTGCAGAAGGCCTTTGAGGAAACTGGACTCCTGCACTCtaagaaacaaaatgaaaacttcaTTCAAAGTATTCAGACTTCAAAGATTCTATAGTTACTGTATTTAATCATAAATAAAAGATAGATCATATGCTCGGAGTTCtgttttttgaaaatgataCCACACTTTTCATTAAACAAATGAAAAGAGGTTAGTGCTCCAACATccaaaaaaccaaaagaaaccaaaagcaagtaaacaacaacaaacagAAAATAATGATCCGAGTGCctaatcttttcttttatgaagTACCAAGGTTTTCTCAATGGAACTCTTCAGGCAATTAGCTAAGCTGtaatgttttctcttttttgctttctttttcccccttttttggATAAGAAAGGAAGAACggatatataaaataacaaacaGAATCAATGTAATAAACAATAATGTGCGGGAATGAAATCTAATACTCACTTAACCTGGTCTCCAATTTCCATTTGCCCTCTCTTCCTTCCTTTTCACCAAACCCAAAAAATATAAACGCAATACTACAAAGTTGAAgattagacacaaacaaaataTCTTTCATTACGAACCTATAAGGACTATTATTATTTAGCAAGCATCAACCTATATCAATGATAATTTTTGCATGAAACTAACAATGTGcatcaacctttttttttttaatctttttaatatatGTGAGTGTCCCAACCAGCTTGTGCACACCCTGACTATTCTCACAAGACAACCATCTAGCCTTACTACACTTGGTTGCCAAGGTAATTCATAGAATATGATATCATCCTTTTGGGGGCATCTGATAAAATCGAAACGATACAGAGAAGATATCCTACGTAAGGTGATCATCATGCCTTGAACTTATTTCTTCAAAGCCAATGTCACTCAACCCATTAGAACcaatcaaatatattattgtgATCTACTCTACTAATGATTTTCTTCTACTCCTTGGAACTATAGATAGTGTCGAACTCCAAGGATTTAATTCTCATAACATGATTAGATCCACTTGCTTCAAAAGATAATTATTAATCAAAGAGATATGTAGCAAATATGGGGAAATGTCCTACCACCAAATCGTAATATGCTGAATAATACTGAGGGAACTTTCCAGAAGCACCACCAAGAGCTGTCTGTGTGGCATCGAGGAGAAGAAATATTCTCTCCCGCACTGGTAAGTTAGACTGCAGAAATAGAAAATCAGTAAATTGtaaaaaagaaagcaaaataCCACTAACGAAAACTACGAAGCACTACCACCTTAATAAGGATCAAGGGCCCTTTGAGCACgcttagacacaaaatttaaattagagTATTAAATTATTCTCTCTGTTGTtggagaaaaataaattcaagaaGACTTTTGAAGGTTGCTTTAGTGGGTAGTTGGTCTTGATTATGGCCTTTTTATGGTAGTTGTGAGTTTTGTGAGATTCAGAAGTT
The nucleotide sequence above comes from Benincasa hispida cultivar B227 chromosome 3, ASM972705v1, whole genome shotgun sequence. Encoded proteins:
- the LOC120074003 gene encoding TOM1-like protein 5, which produces MAAAELVNSATSEKLTETDWMKNIQVCELVAHDQRQAKEVIKAIKKRLGSKNANTQLYAVLLLEMLMNNIGEAIHKQVIDSGVLPILVKIVKKKSNLPVRERIFLLLDATQTALGGASGKFPQYYSAYYDLVSAGVQFPQRPSAVPLNNPTSQQQNNTSQNGVIRLSEKEDVARLEPQILPESSITEKASNALEVLKEVLDAVDPRRPEGARDEFTLDLVEQCSFQKQKLMHLVLSSRDEKIVCRAIELNEKLQKVLARHDALLSGQFMSTQNQLNGEEVGMSRLPANHYNQDEGEDEEEAEQLFRRLRKGKACARPEDEEDSSEERPSLGLLGLSIPVERANRPIIRPITEKLSTASDVQHGQGVSIPPPPVKHAEREKFFKDKKMDVGVGGHMRSLSLHSRNASSSRSGSIDFNES